The Candidatus Dependentiae bacterium region GTCACCACATGGACCCCTTTGCCGGTCAGAGCGTTCAAGTAACCGGGAAGCGTCGCCACCAGGGTTTTGCCTTCACCGGTTTTCATTTCAGCAATCCGGCCCTGGTGCAGAACAATGCCGCCAATGAGCTGAACGTCAAAATGGCGCATGTTGAGAGCCCGCCGGGAAGCTTCCCGCACCACAGCAAAGGTCTCGGGAATCAAATCATCCAGGGGTTCTCCGTTTTCAATTCGCTGTTTGAATAAAAATGTCCTGGCTCTAATATCTTCATCCGTTAATGCTTTTATTTCGGGTTCAAGTTCATTGATGGATACTACTAAGGGCTGAATCTTTTTAAGATCCCGCTCGT contains the following coding sequences:
- the secA gene encoding preprotein translocase subunit SecA (functions in protein export; can interact with acidic membrane phospholipids and the SecYEG protein complex; binds to preproteins; binds to ATP and undergoes a conformational change to promote membrane insertion of SecA/bound preprotein; ATP hydrolysis appears to drive release of the preprotein from SecA and deinsertion of SecA from the membrane; additional proteins SecD/F/YajC aid SecA recycling; exists in an equilibrium between monomers and dimers; may possibly form higher order oligomers; proteins in this cluster correspond SecA1; SecA2 is not essential and seems to play a role in secretion of a subset of proteins), which codes for MITNFLTKIFGSQNERDLKKIQPLVVSINELEPEIKALTDEDIRARTFLFKQRIENGEPLDDLIPETFAVVREASRRALNMRHFDVQLIGGIVLHQGRIAEMKTGEGKTLVATLPGYLNALTGKGVHVVT